A window of Campylobacter ureolyticus contains these coding sequences:
- a CDS encoding ComEC/Rec2 family competence protein has product MNNLFNSKKELLLFFIVAFTIFGLNLSYEFYKFKDFKTLKFRYVDAVVEQSYLKTKNDKTYRVLKLKNGDFSFYTTTKKENELKRYDNIKLGVITDKVTFKEYIKKSFYLKSFNIKKLQNSPNFKNNLINFISNQHENDKIKELYSTLYLATPISKELRNDVTKWGIAHVVSISGFHLGIIFTTIFLILTPIYRFFQNRFFPYRSRYFDISLVAFLLMVFYLFLLDFTPAFLRSLLMSALAFLFLVKNLKIFSFWTLFLTIIISICFMPNLVFSVGFYFSCLGVFYIYLYLHHFKNLFKSTKIGILKHILVFNIYVFFAMNIPVYYYFNTFTFSQIAVIPIGYIFTIFYPLSLFLHIFGAGNLMDELLLNFLNYNIKTYEIFIPPMLFYSLNLLNFVAIKNRLVAILLPIFGLIPIFFI; this is encoded by the coding sequence ATGAATAATTTATTTAACTCAAAAAAAGAGCTTTTACTATTTTTTATAGTTGCTTTTACAATTTTTGGGTTAAATTTAAGTTATGAGTTTTATAAATTTAAAGATTTCAAAACTTTGAAATTTAGATATGTTGATGCTGTAGTGGAGCAGTCATATTTAAAAACAAAAAATGATAAAACTTACAGAGTTCTAAAGCTTAAAAATGGTGATTTTAGCTTTTATACCACTACAAAAAAGGAAAATGAGCTAAAAAGATATGATAATATTAAGCTTGGAGTTATAACTGATAAAGTAACATTTAAAGAGTATATTAAAAAAAGTTTTTATTTAAAAAGTTTTAATATAAAAAAACTTCAAAATAGTCCAAATTTTAAAAATAATTTGATAAATTTCATCTCAAATCAACATGAAAATGACAAAATCAAAGAACTTTACTCTACACTTTATCTTGCAACACCCATTTCAAAAGAATTAAGAAATGATGTTACAAAGTGGGGGATTGCTCATGTTGTTTCGATTAGCGGGTTTCATCTTGGTATAATTTTTACAACTATTTTTTTAATTTTAACTCCGATATATCGTTTTTTTCAAAATAGATTTTTCCCTTATAGAAGTAGGTATTTTGATATAAGTTTAGTGGCGTTTTTACTAATGGTTTTTTATCTTTTTTTGCTTGATTTTACACCTGCGTTTTTACGCTCACTTTTAATGAGTGCTTTGGCGTTTTTATTTTTAGTTAAAAATTTAAAGATTTTTTCATTTTGGACACTGTTTTTAACGATAATTATAAGTATTTGTTTTATGCCAAATTTGGTTTTTTCGGTTGGATTTTACTTTTCTTGTCTTGGAGTTTTTTATATTTATTTGTATTTACATCACTTTAAAAATTTATTTAAAAGCACTAAAATAGGCATTTTAAAACATATTTTAGTTTTTAATATTTATGTATTTTTTGCGATGAATATACCTGTTTATTATTATTTTAACACTTTTACTTTTTCGCAAATTGCAGTTATTCCAATCGGATATATTTTTACTATTTTTTATCCACTAAGTTTATTTTTGCATATTTTTGGAGCTGGAAATTTAATGGATGAGTTGCTGCTTAATTTTTTAAACTACAACATTAAAACTTATGAGATTTTCATACCGCCAATGCTTTTTTATAGTTTAAATTTATTAAATTTTGTAGCTATTAAAAACAGATTAGTAGCTATTTTGCTCCCAATTTTTGGTCTCATTCCCATTTTTTTCATCTAA
- a CDS encoding YihY family inner membrane protein, with protein sequence MIKKIKDFYNKFYDRDLVHFAASLSFYTMLSIIPLLLLSFTIFTQLPSFEEYLDRIKSFIFESLLPSHQEIISQYLEQFLSNSLNLGLIGFVAIIFSTTAFFDNYKYVVKKLTTSSASGFWQDFSKYWTLITLAPLGLGLSFYLTAKFQILLNQTELTKWINLAIFLPYIIIWVIFAIVYKISINKQTSNKFILFSSFITSLAWNGSKFAFIKYTFYNKTYTSIYGSFSILLFFLLWIYISWIIFLYGFKIYTLLDEKNGNETKNWEQNSY encoded by the coding sequence ATGATAAAAAAAATAAAAGATTTTTATAATAAATTTTATGATAGAGATTTAGTGCATTTTGCTGCAAGTCTTAGCTTTTACACTATGCTTTCTATCATTCCACTTTTGCTTTTATCATTTACGATTTTTACCCAACTTCCAAGCTTTGAAGAGTATCTAGATAGAATAAAAAGTTTTATTTTTGAGAGTTTGCTTCCATCTCATCAAGAGATAATTTCACAATATTTAGAACAGTTTTTATCCAATAGTTTAAATTTAGGACTTATTGGTTTTGTTGCGATTATATTTTCAACAACAGCTTTTTTTGATAACTATAAATATGTAGTAAAAAAGCTAACTACATCTTCGGCAAGTGGGTTTTGGCAAGATTTTAGTAAATACTGGACTTTGATAACCCTTGCTCCACTTGGACTTGGACTATCATTTTATTTAACAGCTAAATTTCAAATTTTACTTAATCAAACAGAGCTTACAAAATGGATAAATTTAGCCATTTTTTTACCATATATCATTATTTGGGTGATTTTTGCCATAGTTTATAAAATATCAATCAACAAGCAAACTTCTAATAAATTTATTTTATTTTCATCATTTATAACAAGCCTTGCATGGAATGGCTCGAAATTTGCTTTTATAAAATACACTTTTTATAACAAAACTTACACCAGTATTTATGGCTCATTTAGTATTTTACTCTTTTTTCTTTTATGGATTTATATAAGTTGGATTATATTTTTATATGGATTTAAAATTTATACCCTCTTAGATGAAAAAAATGGGAATGAGACCAAAAATTGGGAGCAAAATAGCTACTAA
- a CDS encoding plasminogen-binding N-terminal domain-containing protein, with amino-acid sequence MRYFITIFVFILSLASAANFSMPTYTSNLTSVKNGYGKVIDSPDIIIGSSGIVMHTFNNGESSIIARAVVTDKSAGFATVRFEVFSALAQPALPVPGILPKAGDKVILNYLYNRAIIVVPNEEIYNQITNSFPNIHFINPDLAASHLNAYRKPNPSRDDFRKICSQTVAGLIFIAMDKKAVFADCGSFEILKSFETGEIKNYQVPFFSNVYGIAPAWWKWESDYITDYNKHYKFLLDIKD; translated from the coding sequence TTGAGATATTTTATAACTATTTTTGTTTTTATACTTTCACTTGCAAGTGCGGCAAATTTTTCCATGCCAACCTATACTTCAAATTTGACATCTGTAAAAAATGGCTATGGCAAAGTTATCGATAGTCCTGATATTATAATTGGAAGTAGCGGAATTGTAATGCATACTTTTAATAATGGTGAAAGTTCAATCATCGCAAGAGCAGTAGTAACTGATAAAAGTGCAGGTTTTGCAACTGTGAGATTTGAAGTTTTTTCAGCACTTGCTCAGCCAGCTCTTCCAGTTCCAGGAATTTTGCCAAAAGCCGGTGATAAAGTGATATTAAACTATCTTTATAATAGAGCAATAATAGTAGTTCCAAATGAAGAAATTTATAACCAAATCACAAACTCATTTCCAAATATTCATTTTATAAATCCAGATCTTGCAGCATCACATCTAAACGCTTATAGAAAACCAAATCCATCTCGTGATGATTTTAGAAAAATTTGTTCTCAAACTGTTGCTGGACTTATATTTATAGCCATGGATAAAAAGGCTGTTTTTGCAGATTGTGGAAGTTTTGAAATTTTAAAAAGTTTTGAAACAGGCGAAATTAAAAACTATCAAGTACCATTTTTTAGCAACGTTTATGGCATCGCACCTGCTTGGTGGAAATGGGAAAGTGATTATATAACAGATTATAATAAACATTATAAATTTTTACTAGATATTAAGGATTAA
- a CDS encoding RNA degradosome polyphosphate kinase, protein MQDLKNGSIFLNRELSWLRFNTRVLAQCEKDIPLIEKLKFLAIYSTNLDEFYMIRVAGLKQLFIAGITASGSDEMTPLDQLRKIREYLHNEKNSLEIYYKQTIEALANDGFYIKNYDDLNDELRQKADEYFFSNILPIIVPIAVDSTHPFPHLNNLSFALAVKLKDTNDSQSFKFGMIRIPRVIPRFVQVSTDTYTPIETIVHRHAEEIFPGYSLISSAPFRVTRNADIVIEEEEADDFMMILEQGLKLRRKGAFVRLQIAKNADPDITKFLNEHINVFYKDIFEYDIPLSLDGLWGVVGNKNFSNLALPPYSPKILPPFNENESIFETMDKGDILIYHPYESFNPVEQLIKEASKDPKVVSIRMTLYRVEKNSPIVASLIDAANDGKQVTVMVELKARFDEENNLHWAKSLESAGAHVVYGIPGFKVHAKSTQIIRKSGDKLKFYMHLGTGNYNGSSSKIYTDASFFTTDERFAKDTTTFFHILSGYNKNRVLQTLSMSPMQIKERLIEMIKVEEKKGSDGHIIAKMNALVDSDMIKALTSASKAGVKIELIVRGICCLRPGIPEMSENIRVISIVGKYLEHARIFYFKHSSPEIYISSADWMPRNLERRLELMTPIFNESLKNKMIDILNVQLNDTSLAFELRNDGEYVKLSSENPLNSQEFLEEYYNKLAKNIRKHKDTSNILVSKLLEDS, encoded by the coding sequence ATGCAAGATTTAAAAAATGGTTCTATTTTTTTAAACAGAGAGCTTTCTTGGCTTAGGTTTAATACTCGTGTTTTGGCTCAGTGTGAAAAAGATATTCCGCTGATTGAAAAGCTTAAATTTTTAGCGATTTACTCAACAAATTTAGATGAGTTTTATATGATAAGAGTAGCTGGTTTAAAACAACTTTTCATAGCAGGCATTACAGCTAGTGGAAGCGATGAGATGACACCACTTGATCAACTTAGAAAAATAAGAGAGTATTTGCATAATGAAAAAAATAGCTTAGAGATTTATTATAAACAAACCATTGAAGCTTTAGCAAATGATGGTTTTTATATTAAAAACTATGATGATTTAAATGATGAATTAAGGCAAAAAGCAGATGAGTATTTTTTCTCAAATATTTTGCCTATTATTGTGCCAATAGCTGTTGATTCAACTCATCCTTTTCCACATTTAAACAATCTTAGTTTTGCTCTAGCTGTTAAACTAAAAGATACAAATGACTCCCAAAGCTTTAAATTTGGAATGATAAGAATTCCTAGAGTAATTCCAAGATTTGTTCAAGTTAGCACAGATACTTATACACCAATTGAAACAATTGTTCATCGCCATGCAGAAGAAATTTTTCCAGGGTATAGCCTGATTAGTTCAGCTCCTTTTAGGGTTACAAGAAATGCTGATATTGTAATAGAAGAAGAAGAAGCTGATGATTTTATGATGATACTTGAACAAGGGTTAAAACTTCGCAGAAAAGGTGCATTTGTCCGACTTCAAATAGCAAAAAATGCAGATCCTGATATAACTAAGTTTTTAAATGAGCATATAAATGTTTTTTATAAAGATATTTTTGAGTATGATATACCACTTTCACTTGATGGTCTTTGGGGGGTTGTTGGAAATAAAAATTTTTCTAATCTAGCGCTTCCGCCATATTCTCCAAAAATTTTACCACCTTTTAATGAAAATGAGTCAATATTTGAGACAATGGATAAAGGCGATATTTTAATCTATCACCCCTATGAAAGTTTTAACCCAGTTGAGCAACTCATTAAAGAAGCTTCAAAAGATCCTAAGGTGGTATCAATTAGAATGACACTTTACAGAGTTGAAAAAAACTCTCCTATAGTAGCTTCTTTAATAGATGCAGCAAATGATGGCAAGCAAGTAACTGTAATGGTTGAATTAAAAGCAAGATTTGATGAAGAAAATAATCTTCACTGGGCAAAATCGCTAGAAAGTGCTGGAGCTCATGTGGTTTATGGAATACCAGGATTTAAAGTTCATGCAAAATCAACACAAATAATTAGAAAAAGTGGTGATAAACTAAAATTTTATATGCATCTTGGAACTGGAAATTACAACGGAAGTAGTTCAAAAATTTACACAGATGCAAGTTTTTTTACAACTGATGAAAGATTTGCCAAAGACACTACAACTTTTTTCCATATTCTATCAGGATATAATAAAAATAGAGTATTGCAAACGCTTTCTATGTCACCAATGCAGATAAAAGAGCGCTTAATTGAGATGATAAAAGTAGAAGAAAAAAAAGGAAGCGATGGGCATATAATTGCTAAAATGAATGCTTTGGTTGATTCTGATATGATAAAAGCTTTAACTAGCGCAAGCAAAGCAGGTGTAAAAATAGAACTTATCGTTAGAGGAATTTGTTGTTTAAGACCAGGAATTCCTGAAATGAGTGAAAATATACGAGTAATTTCTATAGTTGGTAAATACCTAGAACACGCAAGAATTTTTTATTTTAAACATTCAAGTCCTGAAATTTATATCTCAAGTGCTGATTGGATGCCTAGAAATTTAGAAAGAAGACTTGAATTGATGACTCCTATTTTTAATGAAAGCTTAAAAAATAAGATGATTGATATATTAAATGTTCAGTTAAATGACACCTCTTTAGCGTTTGAGCTTCGAAATGATGGAGAGTATGTAAAACTAAGTTCTGAAAATCCTCTAAATAGCCAAGAGTTTTTAGAAGAGTATTATAACAAGCTTGCTAAAAATATAAGAAAACATAAAGATACAAGCAATATCTTAGTAAGCAAGCTTTTAGAGGATAGTTAG
- a CDS encoding VanZ family protein, giving the protein MNKIEFSKFINFIFIVYLICLLRLAVFRDSFSIFHIFEVGEYNLSFFSDLAEIYKNDKKIFLILFLGNLGWFFPFGAYLRYKNISILKILFFSFLFSLLVESSQFIFKCGIFEIDDLILNTIGAVLGAIFINIILNFKKEKNDKKNKRFL; this is encoded by the coding sequence ATGAACAAAATAGAATTTAGTAAATTTATAAATTTTATTTTTATAGTCTATCTTATTTGTCTACTTCGTTTAGCTGTTTTTAGAGATAGTTTTAGTATTTTTCATATATTTGAAGTTGGCGAATATAATTTGTCTTTTTTTAGTGATTTGGCTGAAATTTATAAAAATGATAAAAAGATTTTTCTAATTTTATTTTTGGGAAATTTAGGTTGGTTTTTCCCTTTTGGAGCGTATTTAAGATATAAAAACATAAGCATTTTAAAAATTTTATTTTTTAGCTTTTTGTTTTCATTGCTAGTTGAAAGTTCGCAATTTATTTTTAAATGTGGTATTTTTGAAATAGATGATTTGATTTTAAATACAATTGGTGCAGTGCTTGGAGCTATATTTATAAACATTATATTAAATTTTAAAAAGGAAAAAAATGATAAAAAAAATAAAAGATTTTTATAA
- a CDS encoding M16 family metallopeptidase — translation MKKIDLKYKNLSIPLLYEFDNSMPVVNFKLIFKASGSVANGKFPGLANLVAKMLNEGTSKLGVSKFANLLELKAVNLSIFSGFETFGFEINTLKENFDYGLNLLISLLKDPNFTQKTLDKIKTLIKGEIASNNTDFDYLSRTELNRLLYENTSLEYPQIGTLESIEKIGLNEVKEFFNALFLENLFIVLAGDVDEKNINSISLLECFDSGVKNELPFIKTSNKQTINFINKPSQQAYIYFGAPYNVKKDEIFKANVAIFIFGSSGFGSRLMEEIRVKRGLAYSIYARADFGLSSSKIWGYMQTKNESKDDAINVIKSEFLKFVKDGVSQDELNSAKNFLLGSVVLQKETMFGRINIKQKEFYMGEEFGELERTLEKIKALNLDDLNEFIKAHDEILNLSFSVISGS, via the coding sequence ATGAAAAAAATAGATTTAAAGTATAAAAATTTAAGCATTCCTTTGCTTTATGAGTTTGATAATTCTATGCCAGTAGTAAATTTTAAACTCATTTTTAAGGCAAGTGGAAGCGTGGCAAATGGCAAATTCCCAGGCCTAGCAAATTTAGTGGCTAAAATGCTAAATGAAGGAACTTCAAAGCTTGGAGTTAGTAAGTTTGCAAATTTGCTTGAGTTAAAGGCTGTAAATTTAAGCATATTTTCAGGTTTTGAAACATTTGGTTTTGAGATAAATACTTTAAAAGAAAATTTTGACTACGGTTTAAATTTGCTTATAAGTCTACTAAAAGATCCAAATTTTACACAAAAAACACTTGATAAGATTAAAACTTTAATAAAAGGTGAAATCGCTTCAAATAATACAGATTTTGACTATTTATCAAGGACTGAGCTAAATAGACTTTTATATGAAAATACAAGTTTAGAATATCCACAAATTGGGACTTTAGAAAGTATTGAAAAGATTGGTTTAAATGAAGTAAAAGAGTTTTTTAACGCTTTATTTTTAGAGAATTTATTTATTGTTTTAGCTGGAGATGTTGATGAAAAAAATATAAATTCAATTTCTCTTTTAGAGTGCTTTGATAGTGGAGTTAAAAACGAACTTCCATTTATAAAAACAAGTAATAAACAAACTATAAATTTTATAAACAAACCATCACAACAAGCTTATATTTATTTTGGTGCGCCATATAATGTAAAAAAAGATGAAATTTTTAAAGCTAATGTTGCAATTTTTATCTTTGGAAGCAGTGGTTTTGGAAGCAGACTAATGGAAGAAATCCGCGTTAAAAGAGGGCTTGCTTACTCTATTTACGCAAGAGCTGATTTTGGTTTAAGTAGTTCTAAAATTTGGGGATATATGCAAACAAAAAATGAAAGCAAAGATGATGCTATCAATGTTATAAAATCTGAGTTTTTAAAATTTGTAAAAGATGGAGTTAGCCAAGATGAACTAAATAGTGCTAAAAATTTCTTACTTGGAAGTGTTGTTTTGCAAAAAGAAACTATGTTTGGCCGTATAAATATTAAGCAAAAAGAGTTTTATATGGGTGAGGAATTTGGCGAGCTTGAAAGAACCTTAGAAAAAATAAAAGCTTTAAATTTAGATGATTTAAATGAATTTATAAAAGCTCATGATGAAATTTTAAATTTAAGCTTTTCAGTAATTAGTGGAAGTTAA
- the recG gene encoding ATP-dependent DNA helicase RecG, producing the protein MEVLDKKELDKLGVKTLIDLALILPKNFEDLTLSEFPNEGDNTVLIECKFMLNKGSFLSMTAFCVTWNLDIRIIIFNARPWHYGAFKNGKKIYITGKSSFYNSTWQFTNPKIITKIGEILPKYKLSLKDDKITSLIEKYLNKDGLLSEGLNEFEAEFLLKLHEKSKESIKLVKNLELNNEALNTLKFIEIFNYMKKLSKKKFNFPAKKIEIYDISSWIKTLPFTPTNDQINALNDIKNDFLSLEAKRRVIMGDVGSGKTLVMLGACLMVYPQTAVLMAPTSILTEQIYNEALKLLPKFMKIMLVKSGDKELDFKDINLIIGTHALLFQPLPKANLIMVDEQHRFGSNQRQKINNLTKDGEFKAHFLQFSATPIPRTLSLIQSNIVEQSFLKQMPFKKDIKTIIVNKDGFFDMIKHIKDEISKAKQAIIVYPLVEESQSSNYQSLNEGSTYWYKNFKNVYLTHGGDKEKEEILKEFRDKGDLLLTTTVVEVGISLPRLSIIVVVAPERMGLATLHQLRGRVGRNGGSGWCYLFTKLKEPPSRLLEFAKTLDGFKVAGIDLKNRQSGDLLDGSIQHGATFKFYDYEEDIADAAKKRLEILR; encoded by the coding sequence ATGGAAGTTTTAGACAAAAAAGAGCTTGATAAACTTGGAGTAAAAACTCTTATTGATTTAGCTTTAATTTTGCCTAAAAACTTTGAAGATTTAACTTTGAGTGAGTTTCCAAACGAGGGTGACAATACAGTTTTAATTGAGTGTAAATTTATGCTTAATAAAGGAAGTTTTTTAAGCATGACTGCATTTTGTGTAACTTGGAATTTAGACATTAGAATAATTATTTTTAATGCAAGACCATGGCATTATGGTGCTTTTAAAAATGGTAAAAAAATTTATATTACTGGGAAAAGCTCTTTTTATAACTCTACTTGGCAATTTACAAATCCAAAAATTATAACAAAAATAGGTGAAATTTTACCAAAATATAAACTTAGCCTAAAAGATGATAAAATCACATCTTTAATAGAAAAATACCTAAATAAAGATGGACTTTTAAGTGAGGGTTTAAATGAGTTTGAAGCTGAGTTTTTACTAAAACTTCATGAAAAAAGTAAAGAAAGTATAAAGCTAGTTAAAAATTTAGAACTAAATAATGAGGCTTTAAATACGCTTAAATTTATAGAAATTTTTAACTATATGAAAAAACTTAGTAAAAAAAAGTTTAATTTTCCTGCTAAAAAAATAGAAATTTATGATATAAGTTCTTGGATAAAAACTCTGCCTTTTACACCCACAAACGACCAAATAAACGCTTTAAATGATATAAAAAATGATTTTTTAAGCTTGGAGGCAAAAAGACGCGTGATAATGGGCGATGTTGGAAGTGGAAAAACTCTTGTGATGCTTGGGGCTTGTCTTATGGTTTATCCACAAACTGCTGTTTTAATGGCTCCAACTAGTATTTTAACTGAGCAAATTTATAATGAAGCTTTAAAACTTTTACCAAAATTTATGAAAATTATGCTTGTTAAAAGTGGTGATAAAGAATTAGATTTTAAAGATATAAATTTGATAATCGGCACTCACGCACTACTTTTTCAACCACTTCCAAAAGCAAATTTAATAATGGTTGATGAACAGCACCGCTTTGGCTCAAATCAAAGACAAAAGATAAATAATCTCACAAAAGATGGCGAATTTAAAGCTCATTTTTTACAATTTTCCGCCACACCAATTCCTAGAACACTTTCATTAATACAATCAAATATCGTAGAGCAAAGCTTTTTAAAACAAATGCCATTTAAAAAAGATATAAAAACAATTATTGTAAATAAAGATGGTTTTTTTGATATGATAAAGCATATAAAAGATGAGATAAGTAAAGCAAAGCAGGCAATTATCGTATATCCACTTGTTGAAGAAAGCCAAAGCTCAAACTATCAAAGCTTAAATGAGGGAAGTACTTACTGGTATAAAAATTTTAAAAATGTCTATTTAACTCATGGTGGTGATAAAGAAAAAGAAGAAATTTTAAAAGAGTTTAGAGATAAAGGGGATTTGCTTTTGACAACAACGGTTGTTGAAGTTGGAATTTCACTTCCTAGACTTAGCATTATTGTTGTAGTAGCACCTGAGAGAATGGGACTTGCGACTTTACATCAACTTCGTGGCCGAGTTGGACGAAATGGAGGAAGTGGTTGGTGTTATCTTTTTACAAAATTAAAAGAGCCACCTTCTAGACTTTTAGAATTTGCTAAAACATTGGATGGATTTAAAGTTGCTGGAATTGACCTTAAAAACCGCCAAAGTGGAGATTTGCTTGATGGAAGCATCCAGCATGGTGCCACATTTAAATTTTATGATTATGAAGAAGATATTGCAGATGCTGCTAAAAAAAGATTAGAAATTTTAAGATAA
- a CDS encoding FAD-linked oxidase C-terminal domain-containing protein: MEQIHIDFFKKLLGEDNAYFDEAHKFAYSYDATRKRFKPDAVLYPKDENDVSKILKYCNDNLITVIPRGAGSGFTGGALAVSGGVIISFEKYMNKILEIDLENMVAVVQPGVININLQKSVQKLGLFYPPDPASQTYSTIGGNVAENAGGMRASKYGITKDYVMALRAVLPNGEIIRAGKKTIKDVAGYNLVGILTASEGSLAVITEITLKLIAKPKLKKTAFGVFKSVNEAMNAVYKTLSSGVKPVAMEFLDNLSIKAVEENFHKGLPKDAGAILITDVDGDLEISLDKDLEIIEKVFKENGCFNFIIAKDEKESNDLWFSRRNCSQAITCYGSLKINEDITVPRSKLPALLEKINEVSKKYDVLIPCFGHTGDGNVHTNVMVDKSNEDEVKKGYAAIEEIFKITIDLGGTLSGEHGIGISKAPYMKLAFSDAEMELFRAIKKAFDPNNILNPNKMGL, translated from the coding sequence TTGGAACAAATTCATATAGATTTTTTTAAAAAGCTTTTAGGCGAGGACAATGCATATTTTGACGAAGCACATAAATTTGCTTATTCTTATGATGCAACAAGAAAAAGATTTAAGCCAGATGCTGTTTTGTATCCAAAAGATGAAAATGATGTAAGTAAAATTTTAAAATACTGCAACGATAACTTAATAACTGTAATTCCAAGAGGCGCTGGAAGTGGCTTTACAGGTGGGGCTTTAGCAGTTAGTGGTGGAGTTATAATATCTTTTGAAAAATATATGAATAAAATACTTGAGATTGATCTTGAAAATATGGTAGCAGTTGTCCAGCCTGGAGTCATAAACATAAATTTACAAAAATCAGTTCAAAAACTAGGACTTTTTTATCCACCTGATCCTGCAAGCCAAACATACTCTACAATAGGTGGAAATGTAGCTGAAAATGCAGGTGGAATGAGAGCTAGCAAGTATGGTATAACAAAAGATTATGTTATGGCATTAAGAGCTGTACTTCCAAATGGAGAAATCATAAGAGCTGGCAAAAAAACCATAAAAGATGTAGCAGGATATAACCTAGTAGGAATTTTAACAGCAAGCGAGGGAAGCTTGGCTGTAATCACAGAAATTACTCTTAAATTAATAGCAAAACCAAAGCTTAAAAAAACAGCTTTTGGAGTTTTTAAAAGTGTAAATGAAGCTATGAATGCAGTTTATAAAACTCTTTCAAGTGGAGTTAAGCCAGTAGCAATGGAGTTTTTAGATAATTTAAGCATAAAGGCCGTTGAGGAAAATTTCCACAAAGGACTTCCAAAAGATGCTGGGGCTATTTTAATAACTGATGTTGATGGGGATTTAGAAATTTCACTAGATAAAGACTTAGAAATTATAGAAAAAGTATTTAAAGAAAATGGTTGCTTTAATTTTATCATCGCAAAAGATGAAAAAGAAAGTAATGATTTATGGTTTTCTAGAAGAAATTGCTCTCAAGCAATTACATGTTATGGAAGTTTAAAAATAAATGAAGACATCACAGTTCCTCGCTCAAAACTCCCTGCTCTTTTAGAAAAAATAAATGAAGTTTCTAAAAAATATGATGTTTTAATCCCTTGTTTTGGGCATACTGGCGATGGAAATGTTCATACAAATGTAATGGTTGATAAAAGCAATGAAGATGAAGTTAAAAAAGGATATGCTGCTATTGAGGAGATTTTTAAGATTACTATAGACCTTGGAGGAACTCTAAGTGGAGAACATGGTATAGGAATTTCAAAAGCACCATATATGAAGCTTGCTTTTAGCGACGCTGAAATGGAACTTTTCAGAGCTATTAAAAAAGCTTTTGATCCAAATAATATCTTAAATCCAAATAAAATGGGGCTTTAA
- a CDS encoding glycine zipper 2TM domain-containing protein, whose protein sequence is MKKIILLSFAFLGFAFARSIVIDVAEHKPIYEMKTDTQYVENCNNSINDYNLLGTAIGAVGGGVVGNQFGGGSGKKLATVAGAIAGGYAGNRVEGNIKGNQKSGCEYKEQKVDKKVLVGYKNIGYYKGKQYSKITEEKQSKIRIELK, encoded by the coding sequence ATGAAAAAAATTATTTTATTATCGTTTGCTTTTTTAGGATTTGCGTTTGCAAGAAGTATAGTTATCGATGTTGCAGAGCATAAACCTATCTACGAGATGAAAACTGATACCCAGTATGTAGAAAACTGCAATAATTCTATAAATGACTATAATCTTTTAGGAACAGCAATTGGAGCAGTTGGTGGTGGAGTTGTTGGAAATCAATTTGGCGGTGGAAGTGGTAAAAAACTAGCAACCGTTGCAGGAGCTATAGCTGGAGGCTATGCAGGAAATAGAGTTGAAGGAAATATAAAAGGAAACCAAAAAAGTGGTTGCGAGTATAAAGAGCAAAAAGTTGATAAAAAGGTTTTAGTAGGATATAAGAATATAGGATATTACAAAGGAAAGCAATACTCAAAAATCACAGAAGAAAAACAATCTAAAATAAGAATAGAGTTAAAATAA